A DNA window from Maribellus comscasis contains the following coding sequences:
- a CDS encoding SusC/RagA family TonB-linked outer membrane protein, which yields MKKSILQTFFLGMFLLFAVASFAQVNVTGTVKSDEGELLPGVSIVEKGTGNGVITDLDGNYSISVPNGQASLVFSFVGMQTQEVQIDGRSVIDVTLATSSIGVDEVVVTALGISREKKSLGYSVGEVEGENLQKVAQENVLNALSGKVAGVTINSTGGPGSSVSMVIRGASSLTSDNQPLFVVDGIPMNNTLNNVTAIGRDNKPDYGNAISDINADDIESISVLKGPSAAALYGSRAGNGVVLITTKSGKKTQGLGVTITSNTVIDNPYKYLEKHTLFANGQRPFTQDDRPNNGLDYYAVPVADSYWVGPELDNGMMAYQWPYFDENGQLEATPLVSHPDNYKEFFETGITSTNTISINDSNEKLDYRISYSNMQNKGIIPNSDLHKNSIGLNSTIKLLDNLSVSSSINFVSNGADNRPSTGNRGTNPLQALYDINSSIDINDLKNYWEPGKEGIQQNAPYNLEVNSDGTYGKGDMINNPYFIANEVNNSFQRDRVFGNARVDYDITKEWSLMARYTHDQFHEKRETKIAPSYTGDANGVYGLENLYRREQNADFLLAYKKTMDAWSFNASAGGNYMYQFAENNLTATKDRGSGLIVPGVYNIGNIAPDNLRYTSGMSEKAIYSLYGLASIGYKDAVYLDLTARNDWSSTLPEENRSYFYPSASLSMLLNNMFEMGSNVSLAKLRGGWAMVGNDTDPYKLMATMVNSGLWGNQIELSTSGTLLLPDLKPEIQTSWEIGADLAFFDNRIRFEGTYYEAENENQILNIGLPPSSGYTGKQINAGLISSKGIEFSLGGTPVRTKDLNWDVNFVFSKNRTRVEELADGFDYIVLWTDAKGGAVTRVGDEIGQIVDDILVRVEDESSPYYGWPIIDDEGWDDADNWENYMEPGDNTAVIGNFNPDFMVGMQTSLTYKNWTLSASLDWRVGGQFVSQTFRYGESDLHTKRWIDRTLKLNGMSGAEMAEYLIDHADEYLSPDGEFFVVVGGPTAEYGGLPHTEDGITLNDGVFMPGVEGYYDENGKFVMVKEHLGGDGTPTIRYQDFYGWGYTRNAMFDADFIKLREISLSYQLPPLKSIGINNASISVYSRNILLWTKAGIGIDPETAFQAESSNQGSGIQFKQGIERYNVRPWTIPVGIKLNVSF from the coding sequence ATGAAAAAAAGTATTTTACAAACATTCTTTTTAGGTATGTTTTTACTTTTTGCGGTCGCGTCATTTGCTCAGGTAAATGTTACGGGTACCGTAAAAAGCGATGAGGGTGAGCTACTACCCGGTGTATCTATTGTAGAAAAAGGTACAGGTAACGGAGTCATTACCGATCTCGACGGAAACTACTCTATTTCCGTACCAAACGGACAAGCGTCCTTGGTTTTTTCTTTTGTGGGAATGCAAACACAAGAGGTTCAGATTGATGGCAGATCGGTTATAGATGTGACATTGGCAACCAGTAGCATAGGCGTTGACGAAGTAGTGGTAACGGCTTTAGGAATTTCCAGAGAAAAAAAGTCGTTAGGATATTCCGTTGGCGAGGTAGAAGGGGAAAATTTACAAAAAGTTGCCCAGGAAAATGTTTTGAACGCACTTTCTGGCAAAGTTGCCGGCGTGACTATCAATTCAACCGGCGGCCCTGGTTCATCTGTTAGTATGGTAATTCGTGGGGCATCATCGCTAACCAGCGACAATCAGCCGCTGTTTGTTGTCGACGGAATTCCGATGAACAATACGCTGAATAATGTTACTGCTATTGGTCGGGATAACAAACCTGATTATGGTAACGCTATTTCGGATATTAATGCGGATGATATTGAAAGTATTTCAGTATTAAAAGGGCCTAGTGCTGCCGCTCTTTACGGTTCACGTGCCGGTAACGGTGTTGTTTTGATTACTACTAAATCGGGTAAAAAAACACAAGGTTTGGGAGTTACCATAACCTCGAATACTGTAATCGACAATCCTTATAAATATTTAGAAAAACACACTTTGTTTGCGAACGGGCAACGACCATTTACTCAAGATGATCGACCCAATAACGGATTGGATTACTACGCTGTTCCTGTTGCCGACTCTTATTGGGTAGGGCCTGAACTGGATAACGGAATGATGGCTTATCAATGGCCTTATTTTGACGAAAACGGCCAGTTGGAAGCAACTCCTTTGGTTTCCCACCCTGACAATTACAAGGAGTTTTTTGAAACAGGAATTACAAGTACCAATACCATTTCAATTAACGATTCAAATGAAAAACTTGATTACAGAATTTCATACAGTAACATGCAGAACAAGGGAATAATTCCTAACAGCGATCTGCACAAGAATTCAATTGGTTTAAATTCAACAATTAAATTACTGGATAATTTGTCTGTAAGTTCAAGTATTAATTTTGTATCAAATGGTGCCGATAATCGCCCTTCGACAGGAAACCGAGGAACCAATCCGCTTCAGGCATTATACGATATAAATTCAAGCATTGATATAAATGACCTGAAAAATTATTGGGAGCCGGGAAAAGAGGGGATTCAGCAAAATGCTCCTTATAATTTGGAAGTTAACTCTGACGGAACTTATGGGAAAGGAGATATGATTAATAACCCATATTTTATCGCAAATGAAGTAAATAATAGTTTCCAAAGAGACAGGGTTTTTGGAAATGCGCGGGTAGATTATGATATTACAAAGGAATGGTCGTTAATGGCTCGTTATACCCATGATCAATTTCATGAAAAAAGGGAAACCAAAATAGCACCAAGTTACACCGGTGATGCTAATGGCGTTTACGGTCTGGAGAATTTGTACAGAAGAGAACAAAATGCAGATTTCCTATTGGCTTACAAAAAGACAATGGATGCCTGGAGTTTTAATGCTTCTGCCGGTGGAAATTATATGTATCAGTTCGCGGAGAATAATTTGACTGCAACCAAAGACAGAGGATCGGGTTTAATTGTTCCCGGTGTATACAATATAGGTAACATTGCTCCGGATAATTTGAGATATACTTCCGGTATGAGTGAAAAAGCTATCTATAGTTTATATGGTTTGGCATCCATTGGATATAAAGATGCCGTATATCTCGATTTGACCGCCCGTAACGACTGGTCGAGCACTCTACCTGAAGAAAATCGTTCTTATTTCTATCCATCAGCGTCACTAAGTATGTTGTTAAATAATATGTTTGAGATGGGAAGTAATGTATCCCTCGCAAAACTTCGTGGCGGCTGGGCTATGGTAGGTAACGATACCGACCCTTATAAACTGATGGCTACTATGGTAAATTCCGGTTTATGGGGAAATCAAATTGAATTATCGACATCGGGAACGCTGTTGTTACCAGATTTAAAACCGGAGATACAAACCTCGTGGGAAATAGGTGCGGATCTCGCATTTTTTGACAACCGTATACGTTTTGAGGGAACCTATTACGAAGCTGAAAATGAAAACCAAATTTTGAATATTGGCCTGCCTCCTTCATCGGGGTATACAGGAAAACAAATCAATGCCGGTTTGATTTCAAGCAAGGGTATCGAATTCTCACTTGGAGGAACACCTGTTCGCACAAAAGATCTTAACTGGGATGTTAATTTTGTTTTTTCAAAAAACAGAACAAGGGTTGAAGAGTTGGCAGATGGATTTGATTACATTGTACTTTGGACTGATGCAAAAGGTGGTGCAGTTACCAGGGTTGGTGACGAGATAGGTCAGATTGTAGATGATATTTTAGTCCGCGTTGAAGACGAAAGTTCTCCTTATTATGGCTGGCCAATTATTGATGATGAAGGATGGGATGATGCTGATAACTGGGAAAACTATATGGAACCCGGAGATAATACTGCTGTAATCGGAAATTTTAATCCTGATTTTATGGTAGGAATGCAAACATCATTAACTTATAAAAACTGGACATTGAGCGCAAGTCTGGATTGGAGAGTGGGGGGACAGTTTGTTTCTCAAACCTTTCGATATGGCGAATCAGATTTACATACAAAACGTTGGATCGATCGCACATTAAAATTGAACGGTATGAGTGGTGCTGAAATGGCGGAGTACCTTATAGATCATGCAGATGAATATTTGTCTCCTGATGGTGAATTTTTTGTTGTTGTAGGTGGCCCGACCGCAGAATACGGAGGTTTGCCGCATACCGAAGATGGGATTACATTAAACGACGGTGTTTTTATGCCAGGTGTTGAGGGATACTACGACGAAAATGGAAAATTTGTAATGGTTAAAGAACATCTTGGTGGCGACGGAACACCAACTATCCGTTATCAGGATTTCTATGGCTGGGGCTACACAAGAAATGCAATGTTTGATGCTGATTTTATTAAGTTACGTGAAATATCACTTTCTTATCAGCTGCCGCCGTTGAAATCAATTGGTATTAACAATGCGTCAATTTCAGTATACAGCCGTAACATTTTATTATGGACAAAAGCTGGTATTGGAATCGATCCTGAAACTGCATTTCAGGCAGAATCAAGCAACCAGGGAAGTGGTATTCAGTTCAAACAGGGAATTGAGCGGTATAACGTTAGGCCGTGGACAATTCCTGTGGGTATCAAATTAAATGTAAGTTTCTAA